TGCTATGACAGGTGGCAGTCGTCTCCAGGGGGGGTGAAGTCATGGTTTCCGACCGCATCGGGGTCATCGGCTCCGGCAATACCGCGAGGGCCCTCGCGGCCTACCTGTCCCAACAGGGACATCCCGTCTGCGTCTACACACGCCATCCGGAGAAGCTCGACACCATCCGCCGCCGGGGGCGCATCGAGGTCACGGGCCTGTTCGAGGGCTCGTTTCCCATCGAGCAGGTGACGAACGAGCCGGAGCGCCTGGCGCGCCAGTGCGGGATTGTCTTCGTGGCCAGCGTCACCACCGCCTACCTGGACGTGGCGGCGGCCCTGGCGCCCTACCTGCGCGACCACCATGTCCTCGTGCTCTTCTCCAGCAAGCTGTGTGGCAGCCTGGAGATGACGCGCGCGCTTCACGGGCACGGCGTCCACGGAGTGCCCATCATCGAGACGGATGCGCTCTTCGCCTGCCGGGCACGCGAGGACCATGGCATCTGGATCGCCGGCCTCAAGGGCTGGACGTTCCTGGCCTGTCCCCAGCGCTCGGAAACGCTGTGCCACGGCCCGCTGTTGCGCCGCTTCTTTCCGGGCCTCGAGGACGCGAGCAACCTGGTGCAGCGGGGGCTCACCGACTTCGGCGCGCTCGCGCACGCTCTCGTGTCGCTCATCAACCTGGGCCCCATCGATCGGGGAGAGCGTCTGCGCTTCTACGTGGATGGAATGTCCGAGCGCACCATCGTCCTGCTGGAGCGGATGGAGGAGGAGTTCCACCTGGTGGCCCGGGCGTACGGGACGCGCCTGCTGCCCATGAAGGAACTGCTCAACCGCTACTATGGCTGTGAGACGGGGAGCCTGTTGGAGGCCATGCGGACCGTGCCTGGCTACCGGGAACTCTACGCCCCCACCAGCCTGGAGCACCGCTTCCTCACCGAGGACATCGCCAACAGTCTGGTGCCGCTCCAGGGACTGGCGCGCAAGGCGGGGGTGGAGGTGCCCATGGTGGACGCCGTCATCACCCTCACCTCGGTGCTCTGCGGCCAGGACCTGAGCGCCACGGGGCGCACCCTGGATCGGTTGGGGTGGGGCGGCCTCAGCCACGAAGCCATCGTGCGGTGGATGGCGCAGTGAGTGGACAGCTCGAACGGACCCCAGGAGAAGACAC
Above is a window of Cystobacter fuscus DNA encoding:
- a CDS encoding NAD/NADP octopine/nopaline dehydrogenase family protein, which gives rise to MVSDRIGVIGSGNTARALAAYLSQQGHPVCVYTRHPEKLDTIRRRGRIEVTGLFEGSFPIEQVTNEPERLARQCGIVFVASVTTAYLDVAAALAPYLRDHHVLVLFSSKLCGSLEMTRALHGHGVHGVPIIETDALFACRAREDHGIWIAGLKGWTFLACPQRSETLCHGPLLRRFFPGLEDASNLVQRGLTDFGALAHALVSLINLGPIDRGERLRFYVDGMSERTIVLLERMEEEFHLVARAYGTRLLPMKELLNRYYGCETGSLLEAMRTVPGYRELYAPTSLEHRFLTEDIANSLVPLQGLARKAGVEVPMVDAVITLTSVLCGQDLSATGRTLDRLGWGGLSHEAIVRWMAQ